The Pseudochaenichthys georgianus chromosome 23, fPseGeo1.2, whole genome shotgun sequence sequence tatgcaagtcaacagttCTTAaccgtaggtcttctgagagctcttttgtgcgaggcatggttcacatctggcaatgcttcttaagaatagcaaattcaaaagtggtgtgtattttttatagggcagggcagctgtaaccaacacctccaatctcgtctcattgattggactccaggttggctgactcctgactccaattagctcttgaagaagtctttagcctaggggttcacatttttccaccctgcactgtgaatgtttacatggtgtgttcaataaaaacatgaaaacatataattgtttgtgtggtattagtttaagcagactgtgtttgtctattgttgtgacttagatgaagatcagaacacatttgatgaccaactgatgcagaaatccaggtcattccaaagggttcacatactttttcttgcaactgtaagtGAGGATAATTATGAATAAAATATTTGCATGTCTTATGTCTATGTGCAATTGCAAGTACATACAGTAGTATTCAGTTACTTTGATTTTGCATTAAACTGCTTAAAATTACTACTGTTAATATTCGGCATACTTGCTTGCAATTTTAGTTTCATGTTCTAATACGTTAATAGTCGTCAAATTTGGAAAAAAGACTGCAATCTTCCCATAAAAACCTCACTCTCCTGTCTTTAATTGCCAGACGTCTGAACTCCAAGCCCCATATTCTGGCATAAATGTAGAAGCATGAAGCATGTAGAAGCATGAAGCATCATTAAGTTACTAATTTGTCAAAATAATTGTTGGGGTGTTTATTTCGGTGACCACAACCAAATGCTTGTCTGTGATTGCTTTCTAGTGCCGCTGCTATAGGTGAAGTGGTTCAACTTGGGGCTCTGAAATGTCCCTCTGAAGACTCCTCCAGGTTTGTAGCCCTGGAACAGAAAGTCAATGGCCTTTTGTTAGCTCACTACAAAGAGTAGACAGTGAAACTAATAAAGAGACTCTTGTACAGTAAATGGGAGGTATTAAAGTCAAACAGTGACAGTACACACAAAGAAGAGCTGTTTCTTCCCTGGCAAAGTGTCGCTACACAGTGTTATGTGCAATACAATCACTATTAGAGCTTTTCTCAAGCAAACAATTCTACAGCAAGTGACCAAAGCCTGAAGTGACACAAATCAAGACTTTAATGTAGGTGACAAATCCCTCACTAGAGACCATGGCTGTTAATCTGCAGCAAAGAGGCTGAATGTAACACCTTCTCAGGATCACATGACCACAACTTAAATTCTTATTTCTTATCAAAAGGAAAGGTTCTGTTCAGAGATACTGGAGTTAAACCACAAATGATAATAAGAAATATTCATATCACTTTCAAAGATATAAATGGTGTGAACATAGTTTTGACCCGCCTTCTTGATCTTCTTTGTAATGCTTAAAATACACTCGGAAATATCACAGAGAAATTGTGTGTTGTTAACACTTCCAACTTTTCCAAGGCACTAACAGCCAGCCATTCCTCTCAGACTACACTTTAATAATTTCTTCTTAGCTCTTGACATGACAACACTATTTAAACTCCTCAAAAGGTTGGGAAAAAAATATCTACATGGTTAAAATATGCAGGAATTTCTTGCCCATAAGTATtcattgagaaagaaaatgtgcatttttttcttcttttaaggCTAATCAATCTAGGAAAAAAATATGGCATATGTAATCAAACTAGAGGGCTTGTGTGGTTAAAAAGGGGAACAAATTGACTTTttcatttcgtgttcaccaacacgatttttaatctattgattcgtgttcaccaacacgatttgcccctttttttcgtgttgcacagcacgattttaaaagcaatgtatttctactgcctgcagcacgtctttttctccggtcgggtcgaggaagaccagaagctgtgtggttcataaaaacatgttcttactcaatatcaagccacagttattgcttttattttaaatcgtataattttggacttttgttgccgtctgtgaggaaaataaatggggctcagagcctcaggatactgaaatctgtattttttaaatctttttttccttctaatttgttattcttttcaaaataacacactgttatttactcaccaataacactcaattatccttgcttttatttattggtttaattccataatctctggcttttttggcgtccgtcaggaactgaatttcaaaataaaaataaccgtaaacagacgtaggcatttcgagccattacccaagatcctcagctatggttttaagctcgtttattggatgttttagccgcaatgcatgctgggatttggtgtttatatgatatgaaatccggaaaacatttaaaaagaataaaagaatacttaattccgagtgttcttgcttttctctttgaaagtcatcacataacggcattgtaatacacatttcggctgcattgtatattacagatctgccgtagttctttatttatagagccctgatgagaagacctttggaaaaactgagaaaatgccgccgaaactaaatacttgacgtggatcataaatatattcaacaattaaacaacatcttcaatttctcttcacacaatacgtctccttgcagtatcaacactaattcggctgacttttacatttgatctaattcatagataggttatatttacaccataacggtgcacagctgatataaaaggactgtagtttttaaagatattactgattttctttgaatgtaagaatgtaaatactgagtctgaaatagtatagcaatatgctgtaaaatgatgtgaaagcatgcatacaactatacatcttcagatgttgtacatacacactaataatacaaagttattatggctgtgtgtaccttgtgtgcaccgcctagtggttaaagcacgttattgaattattgtttttatgtgttataatataacacataaaaacaataatgtactcttaatatttttttcatcaaatattatttgaatatttgaatacaaatatgaagagtacatactttcatagggggaaagtagaaggtctgtgatagaaatatagaatataaaaaatcaagaagatactataagtgatctctacaataaaacagtttagtgcaggatgtacaaagatattgataggaggaggtgcaaaacagaaaaacgaattaacctttatttaaacattaaataacagattaaggtcttcttttaaataagaaaaaaaactttgggggtatctatctacagatctatctacagataaatattataagtactacaaagtacttaacgtctaatatattgctttcctgcaatgttaactatgttgaagcacttattttaactgatattatacatatgaattatactcttatgtatgtagatagaataagaaatgtgcagaatatgacagtttaatggtggagatacacacatattgatagatgtcttgtaaagcactgttgaggaacctgtgacccaagtgtttcattcattgcataactacaccgtagttgtgtatatgatatgtcaataaacctttgaaaatcttaaaagggatgtgcaaaatagccataatatacagtctttaattaactattagtagagaataacgagtaattaatatactttattacttgtttccattcatgtcaattgcagatacatgtttagtcttctcaagcaccaactatcaaatatctctcctgattgttggcacttgacaatcaccttacctgaattttactcaggtgtaactaaagtctgatttaagggttgtttatatttcacataattaatcagaatctgcaaagtaactcaaataaatgcagtggagtaaaaataccaggttaacctctgaattgtcatggagtagaattacaaagtagcaatgagctgtcatgtgggtatatattaatgttgcgcattatggacacaagcgattttcacacttttattaattatgttttacatttgataacaccaatgtgtttaatactggcaacttctaattgtgggaaaaacgaaaacgttcagtagagacgtcccatagaacattttgcgaaacacaatagccagcatgtgtagttgtaggggggcgttcgattccagttttggatagtctggcgtggtttcgttccatttcacacagctgtttgacgctctgcgtaaccttacggggacagtagtcctaaacgacagctggggattatgggtagtgtagtgtcttcggccatcctaaactcagaaatgttgacaatcgcaatgatgctcgaaatgtcccttataggcctacgtctgtttccggttatttttattttgaaattcaattcctgacggacgccaaaaaagcccgagattatggaattaaaccaataaataaaagcaaggataattgtgtgttattggtgagtaaataacagtgtgttattttgaaaagaataacgaattagaatatttaaaaatacagatttccgtattctgaggctctgagccccatttattgtctgagccccatttattttcctcacagacggcaacaaaagtccgaaattatacgatttaaaataaaagcaataattgtggcttgatattgagtaagaacatgtttttatgaaccacacagcttccagtctcccacgacccgaccgaagaaaaagacgtgctgcaggcagtagaaatacattgcttttaaaatcgtgctgtgcaacacgaaaaaaaggggcaaatcatgttggtgaacacgaatcaatagattaaaaatcgtgttggtgaacacgaaatgccatgagactgggttgcaatgGGAGGATGAAGATTAATTTGCAAAACCAAATATTGGCATTTCAACAGTTCTACGTTATTTCCACAACAGTCATGCTGTttactgacctttgaccttccTGCACTCTAACACGTTGGCTAAGTTCACACAGGATGTCAGGAAGAAAAACAAATTCCTTTTCCCACCTGTATGGATTAAACGCTCAAAATGCCTTAAGCCAAATGAATCAACACTCAAAGCCGTAAAAGCATCAATATATGAGATTCAATAGAGATTTTGGGTGGTAACACTTCAGAAGTTTTACTACATTATAACATCTCTTTTCTATTTTTGCATGTCTTTACTCAGATGAacaacatcacagattttgCCAGAGGGCAGATTCACTTCTCTAAAGAGCCCAGTTAAACATTCATTATGAGATTAACATTCCCTTCAAATATGAGGAGATGAATTAATAAATACAGACAAGAGTTATCTTTTAGAGACTATAGTTACCTCATGCTTTAAATCTGTACTTCGTTGtattgattacattacatttgatcaCAGAGCTTAACTATGTGTTATTGTATGAAATACAGAAAACACTTCCCCCTTGTGGTCTTACTGAGTACTACAGGCATGACTGTGCTGCCTTTTGAATCATGCTGTCCAAGAGTCAGTGTATTCATGTGTGTCCATTCTGACTCAAGATACAAATCCAGCTTATTAAATAATGAAAATCAGATCAAAAATGTCTTTCTGTATATTACATTCTTCCTGATTCCATGTTTGACCTTCGTGGAAACTCGTGCTTTGTTTTTCTGGTGACACTCTAGGCTCAGTGAGTGACGCGATTCACGAATCACAACCAGAGTTGTAGCCATGGAAAATGACATCAGTGACATTTGGAGGGTCGTACGCAGCCGTGATGTAGGCTGAAATACAAGCTGCTGAAGGAATGTTCACAATGTTTCACAGAACTGAAGCACAGAGACTCTGAGCAGAGCGTTACTCTGAACTCCTCTCCGCTGGAACAATAACAAAGTGTTGTTGGATAGATGGATGTTAATGTGGAACAAATGTAATCTGTATTATGTGTTGTCTTTGAATGGACATTATTTCAGACTCATGTTTGAAGGTGTCTTGTGAAAATGGCTTTTGATTTGCCTTCATCAGCATTTCAAACTAAAATAAAGAACATAATGCTTATAAGCAGAGCAGAACTATGACAAGCTGCTATAAGAGAGGTTTAAGTAGATCATTTCTACGTATTTGTAATAAAAAAGACACAGCACATTGGAGCAAGCAGGAAGACATTATAAAAGAGGAAATTTAATTAAGGGAGTACAGAatttaataaaaacaaatgcaaCAAATATTGGTTTTCTGTGGAAAGTTTGAACAACTATATAGCATTTCACAGGCTGtattaaaaaatataacaaTGCTTACTTGGCATGGTCAAAGTCATGATGCAGTGTGACACACACCCTCCCCCTCAACTACTTAGAGGCCATTTGTTCCTAACTCTGGTGTTGATGGTATAATCTAAGGTGTTAATGATGACTTGCATTTGGAAGGAAAGAACAAACAGGTACACAAAGTGTTTCCTCCCCCTAAACACACTCCCAGCAGTAACAAgtacagagatggtcaaatgtGAAGAAGACaagtgtgttttacactttcaaactgcattttttttttcatacattgtttgtatgttttgtttcaatCCTTGCTGTGGttcaacatttaaatacaaaaatatataaaatacccTTTTGGACTGCTGTACTCATCATACACAAATGTGTCCAAGGATTCATATAATAACTTCTACCAGTTTCTTTGTGATCTCCACACCTTGTGAACTGGACCCGTCACGTGATGGAGAACTTGACATTTTATATTAAAAGAGACCGTTTTTGGCTCTAGAATATGCTAATGAATAATTAAGCTATTGTTTTGAAAGCAGATAATGCATCTTTAAACTGTTTTGGCCCACTATACTATTGGTAATTTTGCAATAATGATGGAAACTTCTATAATTATTAGATAATGTGTTTCCAATGTGTAATTTCATTAAAAACAATCTGCTCCACAGTGGTAGTCACCAGTTGTGGTGGGTGTTAATGATTGGGTTTGTAATGCGTATGGTGTCTTCACATGCATTAAAGCAAACAAACCTAAGTGACCATATTTCCTCACTCCTTAGTCTATATGCATTACATTCATGCACACAATGTTCATActgcttactgcacatatttcttGTTTCATATCCTATAATTCATTCACTGCACTCTATTTCCATGtcaattactgctttattttattgctatttaactACATTTTATTACGGTGTCCTTAAAGATttcttgttttatattttatgtatgcaccacgacatcaagtcaaattcctcgtatgtgtgaacctacctggcaataagcCTGTTTCTGTTTCTGATAATTGTTACAAAGAAACAGAAGAAGAGgaatttaaaaaatacaaatcGCACAAAGGTTTATACAAAACAGTAGAAAGATTTAATGTTCACGACAACATGGAAAGAAAGACATTAAAATTGCTTAAATACCACTTCATGTTGGAATAATACAACATTACATTAACTGTCATAATTAAATATGTGTCACTGGGTATAATAgcatgtatagattaaatgggCATTTACAATACATATTTACAATCTCATGTACAAATAAAAGCTGCTTGCCGCAGGTCTTCAGGTTCAGCTGAGTGTCCTTCAGATTTGCACAGAACAAAAGTTCTTATCTATTATTTCAAATGCAGCTAGTGTTTGGGGAAAGCCTGTGGCAATATATCCATGTCAGAGTTTTCCTCACAGGACGTGGTACACGGGCCTGGACCCGGGGCTCTCCGGCGTGCAGGGCTGCGAGTCGGAGCTGCCCTGAGAGAAGGTGGAGGAGACGTCTCTCTGCAGGTCTCTCTGCCCGTCTCTCTGAACGTCTCTCTGAACGTCTCTCTGCATGTCTCTCTGCACGTCTCTCTGCACGTCTCTCTGCACGTCTCTCTGTGCCGCGGGGCCACAGCCGGACCCCACCGAGGACAGGCGGTCCACGATGCTGGAGAGACACGCCAGACTGGAGGCCCCGGCTGATTTATCGCCTAAACTATCTGTTAAGAGGAAAACAGAGGACACaagttttaaaaaacaaacccaaaacatgtttttgattTATAAGTTCTATCAtctgttgtgtattttatagtATACTCAAACCATGGTACTTTACGCAAAGTAAAACATGCATTCTAAATAATCTTCCCCttccttatttatttttatatattttaattgtattttcactcatttatttatttacattttctttttatgttttccTTTCTTTGTATGTCTTATACAGCAGAATTTGAATGAAAAGGAAACACAGACCAAAGTGTGAACACGTATAATGAGGCTGAAACTGAATTGAaaactaataaataaataagtaaaaaataatagtaataatctaGCATTCAGGAATCAGGTCTTTAAGGCACTATGCTTTCAAGATTTCATGTCGTATTCATTTCAGGAGGCTGTGCGAGTCAAAAGGTCTTACCGTGCTTTGCATACGAATAGCTGTTGCTGTAGTTTGCATTCAGATGCTGCCACAGTGGACTGTTGCTGTCAGCCTGTAAGGAAACAAGGAACATACCCTTGAGTTATTGTTGCAAAAAGAAATGATGCGTTATgttttcttaaatatatatagggAGTATATATAGAAAAGAAAGAAGTGGGAAAATATGCAAAGACAACCAATGCCCTTCACAATATTCTAGACAGGCTAATAAATCCTGAATTCCAAAGTTATGGGCTTCTTTATTTCACTTCCACCTTAAAGCCGAAGTGGCAGTATGACTCCTTCCTCTGAGCGGCTCTGAGCGTGCCGAATCGATTGTATCAGTGGAAGCAACACCAGTTTGTGCAAGATGACACTTTCTCCTAGTAAATCTGCAGAAAATCCTGGCAGCGGTGCAGAACATGCAGTCAGGATGGAATGCAGAAAAGCGCCCAGGTTTCTTCTGCCAGACTTCAGTAAGGTGGATTTAGCTCGGTTTATTAGGGCTATAAAGTGTCCGGTGGTGGGAAAGCCATTACTCCATCCAGCTTGATAAGTTATTTTGTATTAACTGATACGCTGTCACCTTCAGACTGTCGGAAAGAACAACTAATTCAACCTGACCTTTAATAACAAGTAGAGATAGCTTGTAAGACTGCAGATTTGTATATTAAAGAACTATAGGGGAGTATGACATGCATGAAGAAGCATGGTAATTGAGGTCTTGGGGCAAAACAAGCTTGTTTGATTAATAGGATTCTGAATTGGAAATCCAGGCCTTTTTTGGAAATGAAATACTCTACATGGTAATGAAAAATGGAACATGGCTTAAACGTAAGACTCTTTGGCCATCAATAACAAGCTTTTCAGGTGAAGTTTCTACAATATAAAGTTCTGTCTTGCATGCAGTTGTGGATATGTATTTCCCTGCCTGACATTGCATTGGTTTCAAAGCCGAGACTCTGCACTTCCAGATGTTTGTAAGAAGAGGCTGAACATGTGGTTCTTACCATGCCGTCAGAGCAGCTGGACAGCGGGCTCCCGGGCTCCGAGCTGCTCCCCCCAGGTAGGCCGTAGTAGTTTTCCACCTGCTCGTGTAGCAGCTCCTGCAGGCTCTCGATGTAGTGGATGGCGTTGCGCAGGATCTCCACCTTGGGCAGGCGCTGGCTGGGGTTGGCCGAGGTGCAGCGCCTCAAAGCCTCAAAAGCGTGGTTGACCTTCTTCAGCCGCCGGCGCTCTCGCATGGTGGCGGCTCTTCTGCGGTCCACAAAGTTGGACTTGCGCTTGCAGGCCTTGCAGGCCCACTGCAGGCAGTGTCCCGGCTGGTGAGGGGCCCCGGGGATCCTCACATGCTCATCCTCCTCAGAGCCGTCCAGCTCCATGCCGGGGCCAAACTCCAGGCTGTCTGGAGAGGAAGCTTCGTCGTAGAAGACCTGGGATGGTGAGAAGACGTCCATACTGGCTGAAGAAAGGAGTGTGAGTGGATGGAGATGACCGCAGGAAGGAGGGTAGAGGAGTGGGGTGAGAGAGAGGAGACCTCTGAGTGATATGAGGGGTCTGTTGCCCTGGGCCCCCCTTATATGCCCCCAGGCCACAGCCAAGGGCCCACATTGGCCAGATCTAATTACCATGGCCCAGCCAGAAGGCAGGCTGGGGTTAGCTCAGCTCCCTCCCTGCCCCATCCCCAGCTCACTGCCTGCACCCCCCAGTACCCTGCAGAGTTTCCCACATCTGCACTTAATGGTGTTTTCCTACTCATCACCACTCTCCCCTTCCACCGGCCCAGCAAGGCCACAATGAACACAATGCTCGGGAATGTTTCAGGAGCTTTAAGCACCACATGGTCTTTAAGTGAAGAGCTTCATTTTCGCTTGATGTATCCATAACCGTCCTCCATGCCTCACATCAAGGCTGACGGTGAACGTGACACTTAGCTATGAAGACGTACATTTTAAAGAGCGTGTTTTGTTTGGTCAAACAGTGCAGAGAAAGAGGGTGAGCACTTGTAGGAGTATGCAGGGCCAATTTTTACGGTGGAGACAACAGCGTTGCAGATGCAGCCCAGCTGCAAAGGAAGGTGTAACATTTCAAGCCCTGTGAATTCACATTACAGTGGTAAGCCCCATCTAAACACCCCAGCTCATCACTGGAGGTGCTGTGTGAATGAGGCGATCCCTGTTTGCCAAAGCTCATTAAAAACAGTAATTACACAATCGACACCACTGCCCAATTCCCTGCACCATTTCGCCTCAGAGGACCAAATTTCAGCCATTAAAAGTTATTGACACAATTCAGGAGCTTCAGTTCGGAACAACAGATGGCCATTATGGTGCAAGAGTTGTATTCAAGTAAAGGACAGAGGGTTTAATAAGAAATAAGGAATGGAATGTTTTTTATAGTGCAGAAATTTCAGCCTGATGGTAATTTGTTTCCTTTTTGACAGAATTTAAATAAGCATGATTGGATATTTAACATGTCTGCAGTGCAATTGAAAGCATTTTGGGATGTGTTCGGCTTTTATTAAAGGTACTTTTCTTCACATTTGTAAAAAGATGTTTAAAATATTGGTCATTTAAACCCATAGAAGAGTACTGTATATTTAACGTTATGTGTAAATGCTAATTTACACTTAAACGTGAGATTCATAAGCTTTCTTCTGAAACAGATGACATCTAAAAGAAGCTGGGTTTCATTT is a genomic window containing:
- the myf5 gene encoding myogenic factor 5, which gives rise to MSSSAVANPNSDGNSEAAAASMDVFSPSQVFYDEASSPDSLEFGPGMELDGSEEDEHVRIPGAPHQPGHCLQWACKACKRKSNFVDRRRAATMRERRRLKKVNHAFEALRRCTSANPSQRLPKVEILRNAIHYIESLQELLHEQVENYYGLPGGSSSEPGSPLSSCSDGMADSNSPLWQHLNANYSNSYSYAKHDSLGDKSAGASSLACLSSIVDRLSSVGSGCGPAAQRDVQRDVQRDVQRDMQRDVQRDVQRDGQRDLQRDVSSTFSQGSSDSQPCTPESPGSRPVYHVL